The Tripterygium wilfordii isolate XIE 37 chromosome 18, ASM1340144v1, whole genome shotgun sequence nucleotide sequence ATAATCAATTAAAATTGTAACCCTGCCAACTCAAAAATAGGGATTTGGAGGACTACAATTCTAATTGACTGGAATTATTATAGTTCTACCCAAAATCATGTTAATAGtagtttaaaatatattattgttgagtattttggatatttatataatatattgtcattttttatttttttttaaaaaagtttacCCCTCAAGTCTTCGGAGATATTCATTTCCTGCCATGTGGGGGCCCACGAATGACATCATCAACTTGTCTTCAGGCCTGCGTCATCCTCCGTGAGCggcaatttttaatttttaaattttttgtattttgttcgtTACGtcgtatttttaaaaaaaaaactaaactataTTATCAGAATTAGTGTTAATCTCCAAGCAAAATAGAGAAAATTCGAGGTTTGCTATGTCATGGCATCATGAAATTACTTataagtttctttttctttgaattccaACGCTAACtgtttatattttctttgttttacatttatatttaaattttgcTTCTAGATGTCttacatatttataaaaaataccATGTTTTCAAATCTACTTCTGTCGGTGGCCAATCACCTCATATCTATGTGTGTAGACATATAGACATTATTTTTCTCGACTTTTTGGTAAACGTCACAAACATGGACCCATACCAACATCCATACCAATTCAAGCAttctaattaatttattttcattcaatcaTTCTAAATCTAAAGTGTCTTTTTTCTTAACCGAGAAACACAACGTACAAATGTGTTCTCTTATACATCTGATGTGGGCCTAAATTAGAGTCATCAAACATGTGCGCACATGAATTTTTCACTTGAACAAAGAAAGTTGGGCCAAAGCTTGACGCTTGGCCATAAAAGTTTTGGTCcttatgagaattgaattgaggaCTTTTCGAGTCCATATGGTTTATTTCCATAGAGATTCACTACTGAACTATTATCTAAGTGGTTCTGAAGTGTCTTATTGGACCATAACAACTATACGCACTATTAACAACATGTCGTTGGCCAAGATAGTGAACTTGACTGCGGTAACTATTAGCGTAAGtgggaggtcgtgagttcaaatTTCATTGGTGTTTCCATTATTATAATTAGGAAGATGAGTCATTGCTCAACTCAGCGTGTGTGAATTTCACCCTGTATTATCTTTCAATATTGGGCCTCGGCCCAGGCCTCAGCTGATCCAATAAAAGGGTTGCGGAATCTTTCAAGCGTCTCGAGATTTATTGCTTAGTTATCAATGGGTTACacgttacccaaaaaaaaaactatatgcACTAAACGATGGTACTATTtagaacaagaaaacaaaaaagaattgaCAACTCTAACGTAATCCACAACTAACACAGACGCGTAATTAAGCGACGAAGCCTAACTCCCCTTGACGCAATGACCCTTTCAAATATTGTCCAttgtttatgtgtgtatatatacacacacatattcaGCTCGACCATCAATTCATTCATCATAACATAAACATACCTCTTTAATTCTCTCTTGATATATTTGTGtataacaacatatatatatatatatatatatatataagccatAACAATGCAGCAAGCGATTCCTTACAAGTCATGGCTACCCATTTACACCAACATCAACCACCCACTAAACCCATCAACCATAACCCCCAAGAAGACGGTGAACAAGAAGGTGGTGAACATGGTGTCTGAGAATGCAATCATATTGTTCGCAAGGCGTGGATGTTGTATGGGACACGTTGTGAGGAGACTGCTATTAGGGCTTGGCGTGAATCCTCCAGTTTATGAGATtgatgaagaggaggaagatGGAATTTTGAAGGAATTGGATCAGATTGTCAATAAAGGTAAGAAAGTGCAGCAGCTTCCAGCAGTGTTTATTGGTGGGACTTTGTTTGGAGGATTGGATAGAGTTATGGAAACTCATATCTCTGGCGAATTGGTTCCTATCTTGAAGGAAGCTGGAGTCTTGTGGCTTTGATTGATTAGTCAATTTCTGATCTTGCCCTCTTTTCgttgtttctttgtttcttttttttttttttccttgcagtAGGTTTCTGGCTAGTTGACTCCATGAAAATTAAGGATCCAGGATTGTTTTAATTGGCAAAATTaggattaattatatttttgtaacagaagaaaagaaatacaaagtagatttaattttatggGATTTCAAGGCTTTCTGgtcttttgattatttgaatttaattgattatttgaatttaattggtATGATTtatgacttcttctttttttttttttatttcaatcttGTTTAATGAAATGCTTCTAGCCTTCTATACGCCTGTCGCAGTGTCGCCTGCTATTTATGAATCGAACAACCGCTCTGACTCTGACCTCTCTTCGTTTGTTGCCTCTACTGGGTTTAGTCCAACGCCAATGGCTCATTTCCGTTGCAAAAAATGGGCCTTGCTGACCTTTCGCCCTAATATTGGCGCACAATGTAGTACACGGTTCTCTTAGTCTTATGTGGGCCGTTCTATTTTTCCATGTCCACAGATTGTCCAGCCCTAAAAAAATGGCGCAACTCACACTGTCATACCGTCCCAATTTAAACCCATGTCGAATATCTAAAGTGTCAACTTGTATGGATGATGGATCAAACTTTTATGTAAATCATTGCATCCTTTTTAGTTAAGAATAATTGTTGTGGCAAACCGATCGAGTGGAAGATATATGGGCCTGCTAGCTTTTGAATGCTTTGTTGGTTATTGGTTTGCAATGGGTCTATTTTGAGCACAATTAAATGTGGGACCCGCATATCCTTTGGGACGGGtcaatttgttttgtgtttCGTTCTTCTGATAGGTATTCgattcatatatatttatagtgtGAATGTTTTAACGTGTTTATTTTCTTAAGCACAGAAAACATGTTATTTGATACATCggatccaatatatatatatatatatatccctttATTGAATAAAGGTTTTGAACAAGGCCTTGTCTTATTCTTAATTTCCTCATGACAATGTTTCTCATGATACAATTATTAACAGCTTTATCTGGATGATCACCAACCAAATCCTTATCATATCAAATTCAGACTTGTTTTTAGTAGTGGAACTTCTTCGTTAGTGCTCATGCATGAAATTTGATAGCCACCTTGTTTCATTTAGCCTGATCAATTAACACGCTAATATATGTATACTTACAGTTTTATATTTCAATACTTAATTAATACTTTCATTTGGGCATTACatgctctccctctctctctaaagGAGGTCCCAACTCCCAACCTATTATCTTAAATGGGAAAATAGTGAAACCTAAGTATCATACGTACACTTTATGAGAGACAGAGTGGGATGTGCTTTTAACTTTGCTTTCCATGGCCAAAAAGAGAatctttaatttatatatatatgtgtgtgtgtggcaTGACATGCACGAGTACATCATcatttggaaattggaattgatTGAGCATGGTGGTCGCACTGATAGGATGGTACGCTCCCACATTgtttagatgtgagaatttagTATAGAATATAATTGCGCTCAAATTTTTCTAACTAGTAATAATCGGTTTCCTTAAACCTAAATTAGTATGGGTTGGTGCTGGACACGAAAAGATAAAGTTGTGTGAATTTGGTCTCAAAATGGACAAATTAATACTATTAGTGTGGAGGGATGGACTTGTTACAGGGACATTGTGAACAGCAACTTACATGCTAAAACAAGTTGAATTTCTCTACAACTTGGTCAATTAGGTCATTCTTGGTTTGATTTgaacaaacaaataattaaaatatatagcTAGTCTCCCCTCCCCGGCCTAAttatgtttacaaacaaaaggaCAAGCTGGGAAACAAACATACCCTTGGTGACAACAGTTTGCTTTtccttatttattaattaatattaatcaaataattaatattttctcTGGTTTCTCAACCGATGaattaaattatataatatattcattCAGCATGGAAGGGAGAGCTAGAGATGTGGATGTGGTGTTGTGTTGCAGAAGAGAGAATATTCTGTGGCCGCCACAGTTCAACAGCTAAAATCCAAACTTAATATACTAAACAAACTTAATATGTTAAACAAAGTTTAaaggcaaaaaaagaaaaatgattagATTATGATTAAAGGAGAAGTAGGCAGGAACAGTCGGCTCACAAGGGGACGACTCCCCCATATTTCCAAAAATTCACTGCCTGTGTCAGCTCTCTGTCTTTTAACATGTACTAATTACCAGTTAATTATCCCGTAGCCAccttaattaattacttattattcaaaagaatcaaaactattaatatataaataattacaaATTTCAAAGTTCTTTTAGTTAATTGAGCATTGTGACCGGAAAATTGTCCATTTTTTATCCTCAAATCCATATGACGCGTGAGATACTAATTGATTATGAACTCAAATGTAAGACTCCCTAAATATTCAACACCTTCAGATGGATGAAGTTTAAAATGGAggtaaaaaaattaagaacgaATCATTTTAATTTCATGTGAGAAATTGTATGTATATAGATGTTACtttattttatacatatatgcatgctTTCATAAGAAAGCTAGATCGATGTTTCAACTAATTAGCTTTATTCGAGAAATACTTGTTTAAATAATTTTGCATGTCTAAACAATAAACCCAAATTTGAAAGGTGAATGTCAACCTTAATATGACCATTTTTGAGCAATATTTGACTTTGCTGAGGCTAATCATATTTTGACATGTTGTGTCTTACCAAAACCTACGTAGGACTCTTATCTATCCATTAGCttaccaattaagcaaatacaAAGCATGTCATGGCTTTGATATGAAGCAAGAAATCCCCACATTGCACACAaatgaaaagcaaaacaaaGTATGTCAGGAAAAGCTAGCATGTATAAATAAAGTTGATCATGGTACCATTCAAAGAATGCGCAACAGATCGATCAGAGGTAATTCTACTTTCAATTCATCTATTAAATCCTTATAAATGTTACAAAAATAACCATGTTGGGACTAAATACTGTCGACGTGTGTAGATCATGACGGTAGATGTATGGACCGGCTCCTAACATTAACGCATTGTgtatttatttcaagaaataatCTCGCATCCCACCTTGAACCCATGATCTCTTAAAGGTAAAAAAGTGAATACTCAAATGACCAACAACATTGTAGTACCAACTGGTGAAATAGGGCAAGTGGGTAGCAAATCTTGTATGTGAGTTGAAAGATGCCATGGTCAAGTATGCATATATAATGTCCACTGAACGATTAttcccttttattttctttgtttcgtTTCGTCGTTTCCTCTGGATTTTACCTTCATTGACAATTGGGTCACGTGCACG carries:
- the LOC119984477 gene encoding glutaredoxin-C9-like; protein product: MQQAIPYKSWLPIYTNINHPLNPSTITPKKTVNKKVVNMVSENAIILFARRGCCMGHVVRRLLLGLGVNPPVYEIDEEEEDGILKELDQIVNKGKKVQQLPAVFIGGTLFGGLDRVMETHISGELVPILKEAGVLWL